Part of the Thunnus albacares chromosome 11, fThuAlb1.1, whole genome shotgun sequence genome, ttcAACCTGCAAGActgagataaataaaacatagcttttttttgaaaattgtcTCAGTAtagttaattatttattaaagctGAAAATTTATCAGACAAACTTTCCCAAaattagtttgacattttgggaaatacactttttcATCTTCTTGCCTAGAGGAAGATGAGAAGATGTCCTCAGAtaaccagcacctctaaagctcacaattTAACACGTCATATCTTGCTTGTTTATTCTGTACAAGAGTGGTAtgaatcttctcatctaactctgcgAGAAAACAGATAACCTTATTTCCAAAAATCAAACTATTCTCATAAAGGACCATAGCCTtccccctcaccctccccttccaagtgtgtaggggaacctatggtggctgtgaaacttgcgaaaactgtgaaaaatgtgaaaattgtgaaaactgtgaaaaccgCGAAAGGCCTTCTCTAGAaccaatgtttggtttgtccattctcggctactgtagaaacatggcagcgTAACATGTTGGGCTCTGTGGAAGTGGAcctgctctctatgtagatataaagggctcctTCTAAAGtattgaaaacacaacaatctataatttcatgggattatacacaaattaaaacatacttatgaatattatattccatttctgttcTTCTAGATGCCAtgaaattctacacactgcacctttaagcaAAGAATATCTTGTGTTTTAAATATTCCATTTTTCTTACACCCTCCCAACTTCAGTTCAAACATAGTCTCACAACAAATATAACAGAATGACTCTGTATTGTTGCCTCGTTGGGTCTGAGGATCTCACACAAATCCGTCGCTTTTTTAAAGGTACAATGTGTAAGAACTGGCcacctgatccaaacaaataggGGGCAGCATATAACAGAAAGCCCACCCCTCCCCCCAAACGCATCAGCCCACCACCATTATCAATTCAAATCAATTCAATTATCAAAGTGCAGCACCGATCAGTTCATCTGTGCTGCTGAGATGGGTTAGGCTTAGGGGTTAGAGGCTGCAGCGGCGGTATCTCCGACAACACTGGAGTAATTTTCTGAAtaggcattatttggataaactgaccacaaattgggaatctaaatggttacttcCTTGCCTGAATGAATAtcaaaacttaataaagtgacatattgaCAGTCTTACAGTAAAAAATACAGCACTTTCAGCCTGGCTCCGCCATTGCTGCTGGTGGCTCTGGagcattattttatttcccaCCCACATTCtgtgaagacccgccctactctgcctctgattggctaatacttgttgcctttgttggttaggtttaggcatgagggGTGAgatggttaggattagggtaaAAATACCAGGGTCAgaaccaatcagaggcagagtaaggGTGGGTCTTCGCAGAATgccagtgggaaaaaaaatactgcagccTCCTCCTCTCATGCTAGACTGAGGAGGGCAGACTggatgctacagtgactcactattgcccttgaggtacaaagtggtattacaagACAGGACGGGCTggggctagctggttagcatgctcactttgacataatgtcaaaactgttatttcttcacattctaTTGATAATTTTGATTAACTTTTGAaagttttaaactaaaattctggccaaATCTTATAGATCGCACCTTTAATCCATTATTGGCTGTTAGATATGGTTGAAATGCAACCACTGAGCTAAAGGGAGTTTTAGCACTTGAGGTTCCTAGGTTCTAGGGCTACTTGGTCAAAAAGGCCCATTAAAGGATTTCGGAGAACTTCACAATTCACTTCTGTAGGGCAAACACTGTGAAGAGTTGCAAAGAACAGCTTTTATCGTACCAAACACTTTCTGAATACCATTCATGTGGTAAACCAACCCATCTGGTTTTCCCCACAGGGTAAACCACATGCTCTGAACTCTTTCTGACTACCTGTTTGTAAGCTCTgactttctccttctcctcatctTTCTTTCAACAGATTAACTTTGTCTTGGGCACTGGTCTGCTGTGCCTCTTCACGCAGGCTTCTCTGACAGGCAGAGACCAGCCTTTGCTGATGAAGACCTGGTCCGACCGAATGGGTGACCTCTACAGAAAGATGAAGAACACAGGATGCCGTTGCTTAGGCTACTTCCTGGAGCAGGCGGAGGAGGATGTGCGGCAGCAGCTAAATGAGGCCGTGCAGAACCGCCAACCTCCTGAGGAGGCAGCAGCATGCATCCTGAAGACCCTGGAGAAGAACTACGATTGGCTGCGCTGGGCAGTGATGCTCCACCCCGCACCAGGCCCGAAGGAGGATGAGAAGGatgaggaaacacaggaagaaaaggAGGGCATTCCAGCTGAACAGCAACTCAACAATTTCCTGTCCATCACGTCTGAAGCACCAATCCCCCATGTGGTGGCATGCTACCGTGACACACCCACCTCACTGGACAAGAGCCGTATCCACCAACTCATCGTGGACCTGGAGTGGAAGATCCCCAACCCGCCGCCGGAGGTGTACGCTGCCATCGAAGAAGACCCGGGCAGGGCACAGCGCTATCTGGCCACACGCATGCTGAAGAAGCTGCAAGAGGGGCTGGGGTCTGCTGTGGCCGTCCATGTGGTGCCAGGCAGGATGGAGATGAAGTGCAACTTCCCTCCAGCCTCATACTACCTCTATGAGTACAAACACCGGCTGGCCTCAGgcaccgtgtgtgtgtttggatagaaaagagagggaggcagatTTCAGAGAAGCCGTCTGATGTTATTGCTTTATTTCTGTTGCTTTCACAGTGGCATTAACTTGTCTTGTGTAATATTACTTacaaataaatgtcattttagagaaaaagaaaaacgacACTGTACATTTGAGTATTTTACCttcctttaaagaaaaattaTGGTTTATTACAATTTGGGCTTTTATTTATGCAGCTTTGTCTATCGTTTCTAGCATTTATGATATTACCTAACAAGGTAATATGTGAGATCAGGGAACATGGTGACATTGCAACGACAACGTCCCTGTGCAGGGAACACGAGtgatcagatgatcagacagatCGTAAATAAACCGTTATGAACAGTTTATCCATATTATCTGAAACACTTTATTTGGGGGTAAAACTTTCTGACTGCAGAAAGTGAGTTGGCCTGCATACTTTCTCTGACATCAACAACCAAAGCATTCAGTATATGTTGTGGCCTTTGTTTAAATAAGTTTAGCTGACAAACCCCCCATGAAaactgactgcttgtgtttcttgaaccatcagacttctttttagcAATGGTGCTGTGTTCCCAGACCTCAGTAACCTAATTAATCTGAAtaacttggtgagtacaatgttgtTATGGATAGGAATAATGACCAAAACTTAGTCGTATGAAaccataattttcctttaagacTTGCCGAATCTTCTTTTGTTTGGTCACATAAATATGCATTAGTTGTCCAGACATCACTGCTAAACTGCAACATTTACAAGGAAGCAGAGATGAAACGTTGGACCTCTTTACTGTTGAGGTCTTAGTTTATTGCTGATAACTGATGGATTAGAAGACAAAATAACTCCCAGTCAGCTCTAAAACTGTCCATCTAAGAGTCCAACTCGTGCCCAGATGTGGAATCATCCACAGTCTTACTGTCCATCTCATAATATCTGTAGCTTCTGTCTTTTTCATTCAGTAAAACAGACAGAAGTCCAGGGAGTGTTTTTGATCTTACACAAGTCCGCCATCAGAGTTGAGCTGAACCATTTTTTCTAAGTCCTTCTTGACTTCTGGGAAGCCCCGCAGTGCCTCCTGAAAGTCGTcccaggacagagagaagcaCTGGCAGTCAGTCAGCGCCTTCACTGTGGCCAGATGTTTGCCTTTAGTCAGCACACATGTCTCTGTTGAACACACGGAGGGAGCCACAAGAGCGTGGTTAATGAGCGAGTAAACCCTAATGACGGGGATGAGATCTGACAATTAATCCTAAATTAAATAACCAGACTTCGGGAAGCCTGCTTAGCTCTAAATGCTGCTGAGGTTTGCTGCCAAAAAGATTAGGACCCGATCCCACTTAAAGCTGGAGAATTAAATAAATCCCCCAATTGGAAAAGATAGATTTATTCACTTTGGTTtggcagtttaaaaaaaaaaaagcttcttgcTCACCTATGCAAACAAACAGAGGCTTGCATGTATATCCAGTATGTGTGCGTGAagtgataaaacaataaacaatgaatACTGAGCAAGCAACAACCTCTAGGGCTGAAAATGAATCCGTGGAAATGCCAAAAACTGtagttccttgaatggccattTGAGGTTGGCgccaaaagcgagtcaatccccataaacctccatgttaaaatgtccaactttacagcagaaatgaaCATATctacagcctggtacaaaaaacagttttgatcactatagctaatttccccattcatgacaactgtGCGGGGGGTAATTTCttatataactcacccgtttcAATTCTATTAAggctaaaagtaaaaaaaaaaagtaattaaggGCATAGCTGCTTTGAGTGACGGGTGGGTGCCGTCAAAGGCAAATTGCTACCACTGCAACAACGTTGGTTAGATAACTAAACCATGGCACAACCCTAGATTTCCGGAGTATAGGCGTGGCTGAAGCCGTcactatttcatttttttttcagttcaagttaattgtaacattttggttgcctaaaaaagaccctctaaagagtcagatgttcagttttttccggtaagtacattttgtttttatggttttaagcctgttttttgctggtgaaaattagcattaacattatcacagttaaccatagactgtaaatgcactaaCCAAGCTAGCACCTAGCGTaagggtcagctccaccctggCTCCAAAATtccaagatggtgacggtcaaaatgccaaactcgaggcttcaacacaggagtccacaaaccaatagCTGATGTCACATTGGCTATGTCCATagtttttacagtctatgatgcTGAGCAATCAAaaattaaactttcaaaatcaCACTAAATTTGCCTAAAATCTAAACCTAATGCCACCAGAAGGGAACTGCTACTGCCATTTCACAGTAGTAATTGTAATAAAAGAATCTAAATACCAATAGTTGTATCTAGCCGTGTAGAtagatttggttttatttgtccaagtttggatatatagatagatttgaaatatgacatgaaatatcTCTTCTCAGAAACATTATCCCTGTTACtgtggataatccacagaacatgCTGTCAACCATTTTCAAAGTTTTAgttcacagtgaggtctgtggattatccagaatACAACTGTTTTATAAGACAAATAACTGATCGAATTTTAAATGGATTTTGCCATGATGTCCTTAAGCTGCAGACAATGCAATCCAATCCAATAGCGCTGCAATATACCTTTGTTTCTCTGACATAGTTTCAACATGGATTACTACTCTTAATTGCAGTTATGTTGCAGGGCTTTTGAACAGCTTACTTACAGcatgttctgtggattatcagGGACACTGTTTCTGGAGACACATTGCTGCTGATATTTctttatgtaatttttcaatgctATGAGTACCACAAATTAAATTTCATCCACCTCTATTATCTTAGGGTTGTGACAGAAAACTTCAAACCTTAAAACATCctaaaacctggacaaataaggTAAAAACTATCTGCATAGTTAGAGACTATCAGGGGTAAGTGAGAAAATTTGCTTTTTGCAATTTGTGTGACCCTGTAAGATTATTTTGCCATAGGTTAATACAAAGGTTAATATTCTACAGTATGAGTATTAATTTAAAACCCTGATGCACACAACGGTGAAAATAAGAAACCTCACActgatgacaactgagcaaaagACATTCTCTAAGGAAGACCATGAGATATGGTTGAAAAGCTGGTAGTggaccttttcttttctttctttatcaaAGTCAAATTCTCAGTTACATTTCATGGTGATCTAATCTCATGTGGCATGCTGGCACTCTTTATTGTTTCTGTTCAACGTTCATTATGTAATACTGGTGCAGTTTTGTTATGTACTTATTGTACTTTTGCTTTAGGTAATCCAGATGTTTCTAAGGGTTTTCTAAGGTTAGGTAATACCAATGTTAAGTTGAATGTTTAAGACTGTGGCCTTGATATGAAATTTATTAACTTCTCCCTGAATTTTCCTAACTTCTTTGGGTTAAAAATGCATTTGGTCttggtttgtatttttctaGAAGCAAGAGAATATAGTTTCCAGTTGAATGGACTGAGAACTGTGtgaaacatataaaacacattctGGTACGTTAAATCCTCTAATGTGACCCATTTATGAAATTCTCTGATGTTCCTCcacttccttttcctctttcacttcaaattccctgtctctctctgtcttttaatCACTTATCAAATTACTGAATATTTTACACTATGTTCCAAATATTCTATTATCAGAATAAATCCAACCCACCTCCAAAAAAGTCTCCATCACACAGCTCTCTCTCGTAGGAATCAGTCTCCACAAGGACCTGGCCGTGATCGATGAAGAACATGCGGTCGCCTGGTACGTTCTGTCGGACGATGACGTCTCCCTCCTGGTAAACCTCATAATCCAGTTTCAGGAGGATCACATTGATGAAGTTTTCATCTCTATTCTGAAACATTGGCACTTTTCTCAGCAGCCGGCTGCACATCACCTCCAGGATttgctgaaaaacaaataaaaatatcatgTTACATGGAAAATGCAGGACAATTATAAAACACTGTGTGGAAAAATCTATGAGATGACCAAAGACCCAAAGGAAGTGACTGAAGGACAACAAAGCCTAGCAAGAtattacataaaaaacataaataaccAATAATGAGTTTATCTTAAATTACAATATATAGGGACACAAACTTAAATTTTGTTAACAACTTTCTGACAGTTTGAAGACCGATCAATTAATCTAGAATATAATCAAAAGATGAATTGATTAAGAAAATTATGAGGAGTTGCAGCCCTTACTGTCACTTAATATTGGTGTCAATATGAGGTGCATCCTATGGGCCAtctttcaaacaaatcaaataaaagcagcagttAAGCAATGAGCATGAAGTTCTAAGCAGAGAGGAGCCACAGCTGTACCTCTTTGAGTGATGAGGACACCGTGGCCATGACGTCTTTCTCATCAAACCATTTCCCTCCGTAGCGGGCCTGATAGTAGTTGCTGATACGAAGCTGCAGCTCTGGTGGGAGCTTCATGAAAGCCATGTAGTGCTCCAAACGGCTCATCTGTGGAGAGTCACAATGTTTTCAGGCAGGAGCCGGCTTCCATGACACATAGTTTGACAGCACAAAGAGCTTTTTGAGCTGCATACTACATTgctcaattttatttaaaatgtagtaACTTTACTACTGTGCTGTATTTGTTGATGAGGGATAGTACGTGTCACCCATGAGGACCTTGCTCTTGTACTCCTTTGCTGCTGGGTCGATGTTAGCTATCATGGTCGTAGCGTTGGCTACGAGGACGGTGTACATCAGACAGCCGGACACCATGCTGACCATGACGATCCACATTTCAACATAATCTGAGGAACACGACACCGAAACAGGAGCTTGTTTAGTGTGAAATGGTGGGTATTTATAGCTGAGAGAGAATATACGCCTGGGCTTTGCTAGTGCTGGATATAGACAATCAATATTCTCACTTGTGGGTGCGTCCATGGAGCCATAAGAGAGA contains:
- the LOC122992472 gene encoding uncharacterized protein LOC122992472 — its product is MALFGKVLEPVGYMQTVRVLVQGICSYLGGSATAEETEVAKKNLDQIDQELGASGNGLLDDQEVHRLEDDLAVVYYQLGTAVRAQSDFTKKETEVFLQYVKDYRLERQLTALYNRLMGVSALTDQPTLLEELILNRKPKRWELREFCVKINFVLGTGLLCLFTQASLTGRDQPLLMKTWSDRMGDLYRKMKNTGCRCLGYFLEQAEEDVRQQLNEAVQNRQPPEEAAACILKTLEKNYDWLRWAVMLHPAPGPKEDEKDEETQEEKEGIPAEQQLNNFLSITSEAPIPHVVACYRDTPTSLDKSRIHQLIVDLEWKIPNPPPEVYAAIEEDPGRAQRYLATRMLKKLQEGLGSAVAVHVVPGRMEMKCNFPPASYYLYEYKHRLASGTVCVFG